The genomic interval CGTCATCTGCGTTCGTGGGCCGATACGTCCGGACACCGTTTAAAGCCGCGGGCGGCGACGCCGAGAGCTTTTGCCCGCCGGGCTCCTGTCGGGGAGTATGTGTGGTCGCTACAGCCTCTTCGCGCCGCCCGGGGAGATCGAGGCCCGCTTCGACGCGACGTTCGATTTCGACTTCGAGGCCCGCTACAACGCCGCGCCCAGCCAGTCCCTGCCGGTCATCACCGACGGTGACCCGGACACCATCCAGCGCATGGAGTGGGGACTGATTCCGTCGTTCGCCGACGACAGGACGGACCACGGCTACATCAACGCCCGCGCCGAGACGCTGGGTCAGAAGCGCTCGTTCGCCGACGCCTACGACTCCCGCAGATGTCTCGTGCCGGCCGACGGGATGTACGAGTGGGTCGAGGAGGGCGCGGGCAAACAGCCCTACCGCGTGGCATTGCCCGACGACGAACTCTTCGCGATGGCCGGGCTCTACGAGCGATGGGAGCCGCCACAGCGCCAGACCGGGCTCGGGGAGTTCGGCGAGAGCGCGGGCGACGACAGCGGCGGACAGGACGAGGTCGTCGAGACGTTCACCATCGTCACCACCGAGCCAAACGACACCGTCGGGGACCTCCATCACCGGATGGCCGTTATTCTCGACCCCGAGGAGGAGTCGATGTGGCTGACCGGCGACAGGGACACGGTCGAAGGGCTTCTCGACCCCTACGGCGGCCCGATGCGAACCTACCCCGTCTCGACGGCCGTCAACAGCCCCAGTAACGACTCGCCGGGGATTATAGAAGAGATAGAGCTGTAGCGTCGCCTACTGGACGCGACCGAACGCCAGCGTACCGCTGATAGATTCGATGTAGGCGTTGACGACCTGCCCTTCGCGGGCGCCCGAGACGAAGATGGTGTACTTGCCCTTCTCGGCGACGCCGTCGCCCTCGCGGCCGGTGCCGGTGATCTTGACCTCGTAGGTCTCGCCCTCTTCGAGGGTCGGGGTGTTCTGCTGGGTCGTGTTGCTCGCGCCCTTCGAGACCGGGCGGAAGGCACCACAGGCCTGACAGCGGAGCATGTCCACGCCGTCTTCGGTCTTGAGGACGGTGTCGGGCAGGCCACACTCCGAGCAGGTGACGTACTCGGCGACGTAGGCGTCGACGGCGGCCTCGAAGTCGGCGACGTCGAACGAGCCGTTGTAGCGGGCCTCCCCGCCGTCGAACTGGCCGTTGGTCCCGAACTCCCGCTGGATGGAGCTGTGGAGGTGCTGGGCGTCACGCGAGAGCGCGTCGGCGATGGCTTCGAGGTTCGTCAGGCGTGTGAACGCGCCGTCCGTCTGGCCCTCCGGGTCCGGGATGGAGAGGCGCTCACCGGCCTCCCGGGGCTGGTCCGGGAGTACGTCGTACGCTCTGTCGAGTGCGGATTCGTAGTTCATACCCCACAGAAGTGGGTTCGGACCTATAGTCGTTCCGTGATAGTCGCTGGCAGCGGGGAGCCCGAGAGTCCTGCGCTGCCGGGCGATCGGTCCGGTAAGACGAGGCCACCGAACGTAAGTTCACGATTACAAACCGCTCGTCTCGGTTACCAGCGGTATGTTCTCGCGATGGAGACGACGACGGTTCGTGACCGCGACGGCGGCCGTGCTCGGCGGTATCGGGCTCGCAGCGACCACTGATGCCGACGACCGAGAGCGCTCGTTCGTGGCCGAGCAGGACGGCGAGTGTCTCCCGGTGGTGCCGTTGACTGGGGACGTGCCCGTCGAGGAGTTCTACGACTGGGGCAGGGAGGAACGCTCCTGGAGTTCGGAGGGCACCGGGGAGCTCCAGCGGTCCGAAACGAGTCTCCTGTTTCTCTACCGGGGACCCGACGGGCTCAGCCTCGTCCTGATCCACGACAGAGCGGACGACGGCACCCCGGGCGGTGCCGCCTCGGTCACTGTCGAGGGCGTCCCGGACGGCGCGACGTGGGTCGTCAAGGACGACCTGTACGACGCCCCTACCAACGTCGACCGGTGGGAGCTCGACGGGACGGTCGTCGAGGCGAACGAGACCGAAGACGGAGATATCGAGGCCGTGCCAGTCGACGACCAAGATTCGACGGACGACGAGGAGTCGACCGACGAGGGAACGCCAATGGACGACGAAGAGTCGACCGACGAGGGAACGCCAATGGACGACGAAGAGTCGACCGAAGACGAGGGAACACCGGCGGACGGTGAAGAGGCGACCGACGACGCTGACGAGCGCACCGACGAGATCGACTGGTGGTGGACCGAGGGGAGGACCGACGGGGGCGCGCTCCGCGGGCTCGCGATGGACGACCTCGCCCTCGAAATCGAGATGGCGTTCAACGAGGCCGCCGCGCTGTACGAGGACCCGGACCACGGTGAGATAACCACGTGGACGCTGCTGTCCGGCGACACCGACGACCCAGAGCGAACCGAGCTGGACCCCGAGGAGACGCTGACCCTTCGGACCGGAAGCTACGACGGGGGAGAGTGCGAGCCCGCGGCGACCGAGGACGCGGATAGCGAGCCGGAAACGGCCGAGGAAGAGGCTACGGCGACTGAGACGGACGATGAAACCACTGAGAAAGAGACGGAGCGTGTAGCGACGGACACCGACGGCGACTGAGAGCCCCGCGTTCTCAGCTACCCCGCGGAGTCCCAACCGGGTCGAACGCGCCCGTACACGCCGGGCCGATTATTCGAGGTGGTGGTAGTCCAGCTCGTAGCCGTTGTCCAGGGCTTCCTGGACCTCGGGACCGGGTTCGGCCACGCCGCGGCTCCGCAGGGAGAGGCCCGCCGTCCCCTCGCTGACGAGGATGTTCTTGCGCCAGTCGGCGTCGGTTCCGGTGTAGTCCGTCCGGTAGTGCGCGCCGCGGGATTCGGTCCGTTCGAGCGCCGCCTCCAGCATGGCCTGGGCGATCGGGAGGCTAAAGGAGAGGTCGACGGCGAACTCGAACGCCCTGCTCGTCCGGTCGCCCTCGACACGCAGGTCCGTCGTCCGCGACCGGAGCGCGTCGAGTTCGGCCAGTCCCTCGCGGAGCGACGACTCGTCCCGGAGGATGCCGGCGTGGTGCCAGAGAATCTCCCCGAGTTCGGTCAGCAACGCCCGTGGCGTCGCGCCGCCGTCGCTGGCTTCGAGCTCGGCCAGCGCGCTGAACTCCCGCTCGGCGAGGGCGCGCTGGCCGTCGGTGAGCGTCGGGGGCTCGTCGTCGGCGCGCTCGGCGACGTGTTCGCCGACGAGCTTGCCGATGGCGACCGTCTCGGCCAGCGAGTTCCCCCCGAGGCGGTTCGCGCCGTGGACCCCCGCGACCGTCTCGCCGACGGCGTAGAGCCCGTCGACGCCGGTCTCGCCGGTCGAGAAGTCGATGTCGACTCCGCCCATCGAGTAGTGGGCGGTCGGCGCCACCTCCATCGGTTCCTCGGTGATATCCACCCCGAGCGACCCGAACCGCTCGACCATGCTCGGGAGCCGGTCCCTGATGTACTCGTCGTCGCGGTGGGAGATGTCCAGATAGACGCCGCCGTGCTCGGTGCCCCGTCCCTCGCGTATCTCCTGTGCGATGGCGCGAGCGACGACGTCGCGGGCGTCCAGCTCCATCTGGTCGGGCGAGTACCGCTCCATGAACCGCTCGCCCTCGCTGTTGAACAGCCGGCCGCCCTCGCCCCGGACGGCCTCGGTGACGAGTCTGCCGTCCCACTCGTCGCCGTAGCGGTCGCCGACCATGCCGGTCGGGTGGAACTGGACGAACTCGATGTCCACGAGCCGCGCGCCGGCCCCCATCGCCAGCGCCGGCCCGTCGCCGTTGTTCTCGTCCTCCCGGGAGGAGTGGCGAGTGTACAGCGCCGACGACCCCCCGGCCGCGAGCACTACGTGGTCCGAGCGAAAGAGCAGAAACTCACCGGACTCCATGTCGAAGCCGAGGGCCCCGGCGACGCGGTCACCGTCGGTCAGCAGGCGGGTCACCATCACGTTGTCCCGGTAGGGAATCTCCATGTCCCGGGCTTTCGCGACGAGCGTGTCGAGCATTGCTTCGCCGGTCCGGTCGCCCACGAAGCAGGTCCGGCGAAACGACTGGGCACCGAAGTAGCGCTGGTTTATCTTCCCGTCCTCGGTCCGGTCGAACGGCATCCCCCAGTCGGCCAGCTCGCGGATGCGGTCGGGCATGTGTTTCGCCGTCAGCTCCACCGCCTCGGGGTCGTTGATGTAGTGGCCCTCGTCGAACGTGTCGGCCGCGTGGATAGTCCAGTCGTCTTCGGGGTCGAGCGACCCAAGTGCGGCGTTGATACCGCCGGCCGCCCACGTGGTGTGGGCGTCACCGTGGTCGCTCTTGCCGATGACCAGCGGTTCGACGCCCCGGTCTGCGAGCGCGATTGCGACGCGGGCACCCGCGGCGCCCGCACCGACGACCAGTACCGGAACCGACACGGTCTCGTAGTCGATGGTCTCGTCGCTCTCAGCCGTCGCTCCGGCGGTCTGCAGTCGGTCTCGCATACCACAAAGTAGGGTCTGGAGACGGTTAAGGGTCGCGCGCATGCGCGCGAATTGTCGGCTGGCCTCGGGACGGCTGGCGGCGTCAGGCGAACAGCAACAGCGCGTTCGAGACGACGGCCGCGCCGGTGACAGCCCCGAAAAGCGCGAGGAAGACGGCCGCGTTCCGGTCGTCGAGCAGCAGCCACCCACAGACCAGCCACACCATCGCGCCGAACTTCACGAGCCACAGACCCACCAGCCCGAACTCCGCGAGTAGCGCCGCGACGACGGCGTTCCCCTCGCGGTAGCCCGCGGCCAGCCCGACCATCGTCAGGAGGATGTCGGCGACCGTCGTCGCGAGGATGACGGCCCAGAGAACGAGGTGAGTCCGCGTCATCCGTCGCTCCCGGCGCACTGTCAACAGCGCGTCGTCTGCCTCGGCGGTGGACACCAGCGCCATCGTGGTGAGTCAGGGACTCGAACGGTAT from Halomicroarcula saliterrae carries:
- a CDS encoding SOS response-associated peptidase codes for the protein MCGRYSLFAPPGEIEARFDATFDFDFEARYNAAPSQSLPVITDGDPDTIQRMEWGLIPSFADDRTDHGYINARAETLGQKRSFADAYDSRRCLVPADGMYEWVEEGAGKQPYRVALPDDELFAMAGLYERWEPPQRQTGLGEFGESAGDDSGGQDEVVETFTIVTTEPNDTVGDLHHRMAVILDPEEESMWLTGDRDTVEGLLDPYGGPMRTYPVSTAVNSPSNDSPGIIEEIEL
- a CDS encoding translation initiation factor IF-2 subunit beta — its product is MNYESALDRAYDVLPDQPREAGERLSIPDPEGQTDGAFTRLTNLEAIADALSRDAQHLHSSIQREFGTNGQFDGGEARYNGSFDVADFEAAVDAYVAEYVTCSECGLPDTVLKTEDGVDMLRCQACGAFRPVSKGASNTTQQNTPTLEEGETYEVKITGTGREGDGVAEKGKYTIFVSGAREGQVVNAYIESISGTLAFGRVQ
- a CDS encoding L-aspartate oxidase yields the protein MRDRLQTAGATAESDETIDYETVSVPVLVVGAGAAGARVAIALADRGVEPLVIGKSDHGDAHTTWAAGGINAALGSLDPEDDWTIHAADTFDEGHYINDPEAVELTAKHMPDRIRELADWGMPFDRTEDGKINQRYFGAQSFRRTCFVGDRTGEAMLDTLVAKARDMEIPYRDNVMVTRLLTDGDRVAGALGFDMESGEFLLFRSDHVVLAAGGSSALYTRHSSREDENNGDGPALAMGAGARLVDIEFVQFHPTGMVGDRYGDEWDGRLVTEAVRGEGGRLFNSEGERFMERYSPDQMELDARDVVARAIAQEIREGRGTEHGGVYLDISHRDDEYIRDRLPSMVERFGSLGVDITEEPMEVAPTAHYSMGGVDIDFSTGETGVDGLYAVGETVAGVHGANRLGGNSLAETVAIGKLVGEHVAERADDEPPTLTDGQRALAEREFSALAELEASDGGATPRALLTELGEILWHHAGILRDESSLREGLAELDALRSRTTDLRVEGDRTSRAFEFAVDLSFSLPIAQAMLEAALERTESRGAHYRTDYTGTDADWRKNILVSEGTAGLSLRSRGVAEPGPEVQEALDNGYELDYHHLE
- a CDS encoding DUF5658 family protein, with protein sequence MALVSTAEADDALLTVRRERRMTRTHLVLWAVILATTVADILLTMVGLAAGYREGNAVVAALLAEFGLVGLWLVKFGAMVWLVCGWLLLDDRNAAVFLALFGAVTGAAVVSNALLLFA